The following proteins are co-located in the Candidatus Nitrotoga sp. AM1P genome:
- a CDS encoding helix-turn-helix transcriptional regulator, translating to MPKRPDSLETLQLSHELLRRIPKGRTITAPELRQQLADAGFERDMRTIQRQLETLSEFFDIDRDDSTKPYRYSWKPCAKGLSLPCLSTQESLLLMLAEQHLSNLLPAKLMKSMEGFFTQARSQLGDKSTTQRDREWLEKVRVVNTSQPLLPPKVDPIVFDQVSNALYGNQWLEVDYKNAAGKRTSTRVMPLGLAQQGPRMYLVCRFDGYNNERSLALHRILSARASTLTFERPKDFDLKQYDDDGRFGYGDGQRVRLSFRIEKEAGLHLLESPLSADQTVVELEDAYEITATVVDSAMLEWWLRGFGESVSAVVRSDAAIYHGE from the coding sequence ATGCCAAAACGCCCAGATTCGCTGGAAACGCTCCAGCTCTCTCATGAGCTATTACGGCGCATACCCAAAGGCCGCACGATCACAGCCCCTGAACTGCGCCAACAACTAGCGGACGCTGGCTTTGAGCGGGATATGCGCACTATCCAGCGCCAACTGGAAACGCTTTCCGAGTTTTTCGATATCGACCGCGATGACAGCACCAAGCCCTACCGATATAGCTGGAAACCCTGCGCCAAGGGGCTGTCGCTACCATGCCTCAGCACGCAGGAATCATTGCTACTCATGCTGGCTGAGCAACACTTGAGCAACTTGCTGCCCGCCAAATTGATGAAATCCATGGAAGGCTTCTTCACCCAGGCGCGCAGCCAACTGGGGGACAAAAGTACGACCCAGCGTGATCGTGAATGGCTGGAAAAAGTACGCGTGGTCAACACCAGCCAGCCGCTACTGCCACCCAAGGTTGATCCCATCGTATTTGATCAGGTCAGCAATGCGCTTTACGGCAACCAGTGGCTGGAGGTGGATTACAAAAACGCCGCCGGTAAACGAACCTCAACCCGCGTGATGCCGCTGGGACTCGCCCAGCAAGGACCACGCATGTATCTTGTGTGCCGTTTTGATGGCTACAACAACGAAAGAAGCCTCGCGCTGCATCGTATCCTTTCAGCGCGCGCATCGACCCTGACCTTTGAACGTCCCAAAGATTTCGACCTCAAGCAGTACGACGACGATGGACGCTTTGGATATGGCGATGGACAGCGCGTTCGGTTGAGCTTCCGCATTGAAAAGGAAGCCGGGTTGCATTTGCTGGAATCGCCGCTGTCTGCGGATCAGACGGTAGTGGAACTGGAGGATGCCTACGAAATTACTGCGACAGTGGTGGATTCGGCGATGCTGGAGTGGTGGTTGAGGGGGTTTGGAGAGTCGGTGTCAGCGGTGGTGCGGTCTGATGCTGCTATTTATCATGGAGAGTAA
- a CDS encoding DUF2779 domain-containing protein, translated as MRAFSKSKLMALRQCPKRLWLEVHRPDLREDSSATQANFQVGFQVGDIAQRIYDPEGRGVVIDLQNEGFNRAFERSAESLHSAQPIFEAGFSSAGALAFADVMLPVQKDGKQVWRMIEVKSSTSVKDYHRDDVAVQAFVAQSAGVSLEAIALAHIDSSWVYPGNEDYRGLLKENDLTAEAFSRTDEVKGWIAQAQSIAAEPSEPVIGTGDHCGTPFECGFYDYCNRDEPKSEYPVCWLPRFSSAKAKELAIKGVYDLKDVPDDLLNDKQQRVKDYTLANEVFFDAAGAAADLAAHDLPAYFLDFETIQFAVPIWKGTRPYQQITFQFSLHTLTIFGQLEQTAFLDLTGNNPSEPFAHALIAACGKQGPVYVYNAGFEKARIRELAERYPRLSESLLAINARVVDLLPIARERYYHPSQQGSWSIKKVLPAVVPELRYDALDGVQDGGMAMGAFLEGIHPNTSAERKAQIEQQLLEYCKLDTYAMVRLWQVFAGRTDLEL; from the coding sequence ATGCGCGCATTCTCAAAGTCCAAGCTCATGGCCCTCCGCCAGTGTCCCAAACGTTTATGGCTGGAAGTTCATCGCCCAGACTTGCGCGAAGATTCGTCCGCAACTCAGGCAAATTTTCAGGTCGGTTTTCAAGTTGGCGATATTGCCCAGCGCATTTATGACCCAGAGGGGCGTGGTGTCGTGATCGACTTACAAAACGAAGGATTCAACCGTGCGTTCGAACGTAGCGCGGAATCACTTCATTCAGCACAACCGATCTTTGAGGCGGGTTTCTCTTCTGCTGGCGCACTTGCCTTTGCCGATGTGATGCTGCCGGTGCAAAAGGATGGCAAGCAGGTCTGGCGCATGATCGAAGTAAAATCCTCTACCAGCGTGAAAGATTACCACCGCGATGACGTGGCCGTGCAGGCGTTTGTGGCTCAGTCAGCGGGCGTTTCGCTGGAAGCCATTGCCCTGGCGCACATTGATAGCTCATGGGTCTATCCAGGAAATGAGGATTACCGAGGGCTGCTAAAAGAAAATGATCTCACAGCCGAGGCGTTCTCTCGAACCGATGAAGTCAAAGGCTGGATTGCCCAAGCGCAAAGCATCGCCGCCGAGCCTTCCGAGCCTGTTATTGGAACTGGCGACCATTGCGGCACGCCCTTTGAATGCGGTTTTTACGATTATTGCAATCGCGATGAGCCTAAGTCGGAATACCCGGTCTGTTGGCTGCCCCGCTTTTCCTCGGCAAAGGCAAAAGAGCTCGCCATAAAAGGTGTCTACGATCTAAAGGATGTACCAGACGATCTGCTCAACGACAAACAACAGCGGGTCAAAGATTACACCCTCGCCAATGAGGTGTTCTTCGATGCTGCTGGCGCCGCAGCAGATTTGGCTGCACATGATCTTCCCGCCTATTTTCTCGACTTCGAAACCATCCAGTTCGCCGTACCCATCTGGAAAGGTACCCGCCCCTACCAGCAGATTACCTTCCAGTTCAGCCTGCACACTCTTACTATATTCGGCCAGCTTGAACAGACGGCCTTCCTTGACCTTACAGGAAACAATCCTTCCGAACCCTTCGCTCATGCGCTGATTGCTGCATGTGGTAAGCAAGGCCCCGTGTACGTGTACAACGCTGGATTTGAGAAAGCGCGCATTCGCGAACTGGCCGAACGTTACCCGCGCTTGAGCGAATCGCTGCTGGCCATCAACGCACGTGTGGTCGATCTGCTGCCCATCGCCCGCGAGCGTTACTACCATCCCAGCCAACAAGGCAGCTGGAGCATCAAGAAGGTATTGCCCGCCGTAGTTCCGGAACTGCGCTACGATGCCCTCGACGGCGTGCAAGATGGCGGCATGGCAATGGGCGCCTTCCTCGAAGGCATCCATCCGAACACCAGCGCCGAGCGCAAAGCCCAAATCGAACAGCAACTTCTTGAATACTGCAAGCTCGATACCTACGCCATGGTCCGTCTATGGCAAGTATTTGCCGGCCGCACTGACTTGGAGCTATAA
- a CDS encoding M48 metallopeptidase family protein, protein MRAKSTQNYLAGYPIELAKQVQRLIEQDLLPNILLQKYPHAHAVRSDKALYNYVLEAKNIYLRNAGQLSKVAFDGKLHVIQHALGTHTRISRVQGTKFRVKREIRIAELFKETPLEFLRMIVVHELAHIKEREHNKAFYQLCQHMEPDYHQLEFDLRTYLTYLEATSQPLWSTTSVDVASPLNE, encoded by the coding sequence ATGCGCGCGAAATCTACGCAAAATTACCTTGCTGGCTACCCTATAGAACTAGCAAAGCAAGTGCAGCGGCTTATCGAACAAGACCTGCTGCCCAACATACTGCTGCAAAAGTACCCGCACGCGCACGCGGTGCGTTCTGACAAGGCGCTTTATAACTATGTGCTGGAAGCCAAAAACATATATCTGCGCAATGCCGGACAGCTGAGCAAGGTGGCGTTCGACGGCAAATTGCATGTCATTCAGCACGCACTCGGCACGCACACCCGCATCTCACGAGTACAGGGCACAAAATTTAGGGTCAAGCGTGAGATTCGCATAGCGGAATTGTTCAAGGAGACGCCGCTTGAATTTTTGCGCATGATCGTTGTTCACGAACTTGCACACATCAAAGAACGCGAGCACAACAAAGCCTTCTATCAACTGTGCCAGCATATGGAGCCTGATTATCACCAATTGGAATTTGACCTACGGACTTACCTCACCTATTTGGAAGCGACCAGCCAGCCTCTTTGGTCGACCACCAGTGTTGACGTAGCCTCGCCCTTGAATGAATGA
- a CDS encoding NADPH-dependent FMN reductase, translating to MSQYQIAIIVGSLRKDSFNRKLAHAIVKLAPSEFSFKELKIDDLPLYNQDDDANQAESVKRLKNEILAAQGLLFVTPEYNRSIPGVLKNAIDHASRPYGQSAWVGKPTGVLGASPGVYGTAMAQQHLRNVLSHINAPTLGYPEAFVHVKDGLFDEVGDIGTASKKFFQNWMDHYVAWVKKHAV from the coding sequence ATGAGCCAATATCAAATTGCCATTATCGTTGGCAGTCTTCGTAAGGATTCTTTCAACCGCAAGTTAGCGCACGCCATTGTAAAACTGGCGCCATCGGAATTCTCATTTAAAGAATTGAAAATCGATGACTTACCACTATACAATCAAGACGACGACGCGAACCAGGCCGAGTCCGTCAAACGGCTGAAAAACGAGATTTTGGCAGCGCAGGGTCTACTATTTGTTACACCCGAGTACAACCGCTCTATTCCCGGAGTGCTCAAGAACGCAATCGACCACGCCTCGCGGCCCTATGGCCAAAGTGCTTGGGTGGGTAAGCCCACTGGTGTGCTGGGCGCATCTCCCGGGGTGTATGGCACAGCCATGGCGCAACAGCATTTACGCAACGTTCTCTCCCATATAAACGCACCGACACTTGGTTATCCCGAAGCATTCGTTCATGTAAAGGATGGGTTGTTTGACGAAGTCGGTGACATCGGTACAGCCAGCAAAAAATTCTTCCAGAACTGGATGGACCATTATGTCGCATGGGTAAAAAAACACGCTGTCTGA
- a CDS encoding dienelactone hydrolase family protein, protein MNKFLLFAGLMFVTSASYAAVQGKEVTYNANGINLKGYIAYDDAIKGKRPGILVVHEWWGHNEYARKRARMLAERGYTALAVDMYGDGQQAHHPDDAGKLASNLAKNTELAKARFESAYNLISKEMTVDSNRIAAIGYCFGGSVVLHMARIGEPLKAVMSFHGDLGTEHPAETGKVKARIASFTGEDDPMIPATQVAAFKQEMEKAGVTYKAMTYPSAKHSFTNPDADKYGQEFKLPLAYNAAADKASWDEGMAFLADALYVGDTTKKN, encoded by the coding sequence ATGAATAAATTTCTGTTGTTCGCGGGCCTGATGTTTGTAACTTCTGCGTCTTACGCTGCCGTGCAAGGTAAGGAAGTGACCTATAACGCCAACGGTATCAATCTCAAGGGTTATATCGCCTACGACGATGCTATAAAGGGCAAACGCCCAGGTATTTTGGTAGTGCATGAATGGTGGGGACACAACGAATATGCGCGCAAGCGCGCTCGTATGTTGGCGGAGCGAGGCTACACTGCGCTGGCAGTTGATATGTATGGCGATGGCCAACAAGCGCATCACCCGGACGATGCGGGTAAGCTTGCCAGCAATTTGGCCAAGAATACTGAACTTGCCAAGGCCCGATTCGAAAGCGCATACAACCTGATCAGCAAGGAAATGACCGTGGACTCTAACCGCATCGCAGCTATCGGCTATTGTTTTGGCGGGTCGGTAGTATTGCACATGGCGCGAATCGGTGAGCCTCTTAAAGCAGTGATGAGTTTCCACGGTGACCTGGGAACTGAACACCCAGCTGAGACAGGGAAGGTTAAAGCACGAATCGCGTCCTTCACTGGTGAAGACGATCCGATGATTCCCGCTACGCAGGTCGCCGCTTTTAAACAGGAAATGGAAAAGGCAGGCGTGACTTACAAAGCGATGACCTATCCCAGTGCCAAGCACAGCTTCACCAATCCGGACGCAGATAAATATGGTCAAGAGTTCAAACTGCCGCTGGCCTATAACGCTGCAGCAGACAAGGCTTCGTGGGATGAAGGCATGGCATTTCTGGCCGATGCGCTTTATGTTGGCGATACGACCAAGAAAAACTGA
- a CDS encoding response regulator, whose protein sequence is MIDILVVDDHALIRKGMKQILNDTEDIRVTGEAENGMQAIKMTQENIYDLVLLDISMPDKNGIDVLKQLKLNNPQLPVLILSMHEENQYALRSLKAGAAGYLSKQSAPTQLVNAIRQVACGKKYISNELAEELANGLSQGYQELLHQTLSNREYQTLCLMASGKSLSEMAEALSLSAKTVSVYRARLLEKMKLKNNAEAVRYAIMNHLIE, encoded by the coding sequence ATGATTGATATATTAGTAGTAGATGATCACGCACTGATCCGCAAAGGCATGAAGCAGATCCTCAATGACACCGAGGATATACGCGTAACCGGAGAAGCTGAAAATGGCATGCAAGCCATTAAAATGACGCAAGAAAACATTTACGATTTGGTGTTACTGGACATCAGTATGCCTGATAAAAATGGCATCGATGTGCTCAAACAACTCAAGCTCAATAATCCGCAATTACCGGTACTGATATTAAGTATGCATGAGGAAAACCAATATGCATTGCGTTCTCTGAAGGCCGGGGCGGCAGGCTACCTCAGCAAACAAAGCGCCCCGACACAACTGGTTAATGCCATACGCCAAGTTGCCTGTGGTAAGAAATACATTAGCAACGAACTGGCAGAAGAATTAGCCAATGGCCTGTCACAAGGCTATCAGGAATTACTGCACCAAACCCTATCCAACCGCGAATATCAAACACTGTGCCTGATGGCATCAGGTAAGAGTCTCAGCGAAATGGCGGAAGCACTGTCGCTTAGTGCCAAGACTGTCAGCGTTTATCGCGCACGTTTACTGGAAAAAATGAAACTGAAAAACAATGCTGAAGCAGTACGTTACGCAATCATGAACCACTTGATCGAATAA